The proteins below are encoded in one region of Hordeum vulgare subsp. vulgare chromosome 3H, MorexV3_pseudomolecules_assembly, whole genome shotgun sequence:
- the LOC123444159 gene encoding reticulon-like protein B9 has protein sequence MPPHFPSNPDHGSHVARPFHRHKSIHRILGGGKAADVLLWKNRNVSVGVLAGATLTWFLFDVVEYNVVPLLCQIAIFATLAIFIASNAAPLFDRAPPRIPKVVISKHAFREMALTIHHKLEYALSLLYDIACGNDLKKFLMVVGSLLVLSVIGGSCSFTSLLYVGFLCAHTLPVLYQQYETQVDHLIARGGQDIKKFYEKVDSNLLNKIPRGPVKTKFR, from the exons ATGCCGCCTCATTTCCCCAGCAATCCCGACCATGGATCACACGTCGCAAGGCCATTCCACAGGCACAAGTCGATCCACCGGATCCTGGGCGGAGGGAAAG CCGCGGACGTTCTGCTGTGGAAGAACAGGAATGTGTCTGTTGGGGTTCTCGCTGGGGCCACGTTGACATGGTTCCTGTTCGACGTGGTTGAATACAATGTGGTTCCGCTCCTTTGCCAGATCGCCATCTTCGCTACGCTTGCCATCTTCATCGCGTCAAATGCCGCACCACTCTTCGACAG AGCCCCACCAAGGATACCAAAAGTCGTCATCTCTAAGCACGCCTTCAGAGAAATGGCCTTGACCATTCACCACAAATTGGAATATGCTCTATCTCTTCTTTATGATATCGCATGTGGAAATGATCTGAAGAAATTCCTCATG GTGGTAGGATCCCTGCTGGTATTGTCAGTGATTGGAGGTTCTTGCAGCTTCACAAGCCTACTCTATGTTG GATTCTTGTGCGCCCACACTTTGCCAGTGTTGTACCAACAATACGAGACACAAGTTGACCATCTCATTGCAAGGGGTGGCCAAGACATCAAGAAGTTCTATGAGAAGGTTGATTCCAATTTGCTCAACAAAATACCAAGAGGCCCTGTCAAGACGAAATTCAGATAA
- the LOC123444156 gene encoding non-specific lipid-transfer protein 2-like, with product MKPCAVLFLAAVLAASGSGAVRGASRAARSECDPWALRPCVPVILWSAPPSGACCARLREQRRCLCRYARDPDLGRYINSRSSKEAAAACRVRVPTC from the coding sequence ATGAAGCCCTGCGCGGTGCTGTTCCTCGCCGCCGTGCTCGCCGCGTCCGGCTCCGGCGCGGTGCGTGGGGCGTCCCGGGCGGCGCGCTCGGAGTGCGACCCGTGGGCTCTGCGGCCGTGCGTCCCGGTGATCCTCTGGAGCGCGCCCCCGTCCGGCGCGTGCTGCGCCAGGCTCCGGGAGCAGAGGCGGTGCCTGTGCAGGTACGCCAGGGACCCCGACCTGGGCAGGTACATCAACTCCCGGAGCAGCAAGGAGGCCGCGGCCGCGTGTCGCGTGCGGGTTCCTACGTGCTAG
- the LOC123444158 gene encoding uncharacterized protein LOC123444158, with amino-acid sequence MGLGMMRTGELHGRRRRDSVLFLTQRNEARRESSEEEGGAHMEDPDTGGAAPWRWRGPMSQPDRSTLGPLGELTPTGTAAIPHALPVHQASEAHREVNRELGRATSARNAAGAEGRARQRERSWRRGPGTVRARRWVERGQVQLLLVEDDDSELLIVHTAVADSRGSCTKPPTLCGRSYPSIVVPMQEEEIEMKLRDRERRRENEGRGAMMAWSTGRRGAANK; translated from the exons ATGGGCCTTGGGATGATGCGGACGGGCGAGCTCCATGGGCGGCGGCGACGAGATTCTGTTCTGTTCCTGACACAGAGAAACGAAGCAAGACGAGAGAGttcagaggaggaaggaggtgcTCATATGGAGGATCCTGACACGGGCGGGGCGGCGCCATGGAGATGGAGGGGGCCAATGAGCCAACCCGACCGGAGCACTTTGGGCCCGTTGGGGGAGCTAACACCGACAGGAACTGCGGCTATCCCCCATGCCTTGCCGGTGCACCAAGCTTCAGAGGCACACCGCGAAGTGAACCGGGAGCTGGGGCGCGCGACGTCGGCACGCAACGCAGCGGGAGCCGAAGGCCGGGCGCGGCAGCGGGAGAGGAGCTGGAGGCGCGGGCCCGGCACGGTGCGGGCAAGGCGCTGGGTAGAGCGGGGGCAGGTGCAGCTCCTGCTGGTTGAGGACGACGACAGCGAG TTGTTGATAGTGCACACCGCCGTAGCAGACTCACGTGGAAGTTGCACGAAGCCTCCAACACTTTGCGGACGAAGCTACCCTTCCATTGTCGTTCCTATgcaggaagaagagatagagatgaAGCTAAGAGACAGAGAAAGGAGAAGAGAAAACGAAGGCAGAGGGGCGATGATGGCCTGGTCGACGGGGAGACGAGGAGCAGCGAATAAGTGA
- the LOC123444157 gene encoding uncharacterized protein LOC123444157, translated as METWVRAAVEAIHSSRAQAVIYLAGGASQAVGWLLSVPGASGSVLEVVVPYSRASMAQLLGKLPLQFTSKQAAEDMALAAFNRALKLSGPGLQVMGVGFTGSLASSRPKHGDHRFYVSTRTQNCLRTSHVTLSKGLRSREEEDKVSSCFVLKAIADACRVSATIQSDVQEPEIPKESVEQFDEDQELQQVIDGQVCMKVYHFADPTEKNFDRKLILPGSFNPLHDGHLKLLEVASSMCDDGFPCFEISAINADKPPLSIAEIKRRVEQFRKAGKNVVISNQPYFYKKAELFPGSAFIIGADTAARLVNPKYYGGDYNRMLEILLECKSTGTTFLVGGREIEGVFKVLEDLNIPTELKDMFIPIPEEKFRIDISSTELRKSQGL; from the exons ATGGAGACCTGGGTCCGCGCCGCCGTGGAGGCCATCCACTCGTCTCGAGCCCAAGCCGTCATCTATCTCGCCGGCGGCGCCTCCCAG GCGGTCGGTTGGCTCCTCTCCGTGCCCGGCGCTTCCGGCAGCGTACTCGAGGTCGTCGTACCCTACTCCAGGGCCTCCATGGCGCAGCTGCTCGGCAAG TTGCCGCTGCAATTCACGAGTAAGCAGGCTGCAGAGGACATGGCACTGGCCGCGTTCAACCGTGCCCTGAAACTTTCTGGACCAG GTCTACAAGTAATGGGTGTTGGATTTACTGGGTCTCTCGCTAGCTCACGTCCAAAACATGGCGACCACAG GTTTTATGTGTCAACGCGCACACAAAATTGCCTCAGGACATCACATGTAACATTGTCGAAG GGTTTACGGAGCAGAGAGGAAGAAGACAAGGTCTCAAGCTGCTTTGTGCTTAAG GCAATCGCTGATGCATGCAGAGTTTCTGCAACCATTCAGTCAGACGTTCAAGAACCTGAAATTCCAAAAGAAAGTGTGGAACAATTTGATGAAGACCAAGAGCTCCAGCAAGTTATTGATGGTCAAGTCTGCATGAAAGTATACCACTTTGCTG ATCCAACGGAAAAGAACTTTGACAGGAAACTAATTCTACCTGGTTCATTCAATCCCTTGCATGATGGTCACCTTAAGTTGTTAGAAGTTGCATCAAG CATGTGTGATGATGGGTTTCCGTGCTTTGAGATATCAGCAATAAATGCCGACAAACCCCCCCTGTCTATTGCAGAAATTAAGCGCCGTGTTGAGCAATTCAGAAAAGCAG gGAAGAATGTGGTCATATCTAACCAACCATACTTTTATAAGAAGGCAGAACTTTTCCCAGGCAGTGCTTTTATAATTGGTGCAGATACTGCAGCTAGGCTTGTAAAT CCTAAGTATTATGGAGGTGACTACAACAGAATGCTGGAGATTCTTCTTGAATGTAAAAGCACTGGCACAACATTTCTGGTTGGTGGTCGAGAGATTGAAGGAGTATTCAAG GTCCTTGAAGATTTGAACATTCCAACAGAGTTGAAGGACATGTTTATCCCTATACCAGAGGAGAAGTTCCGCATAGACATTTCATCTACTGAATTAAGAAAAAGCCAAGGGCTCTGA
- the LOC123441832 gene encoding PR5-like receptor kinase produces MPGKPCALTILLLAASALAAAAAAAAESANIAVYWGQNATEGTLRDTCGTGLYAYVNLAFLSIFGAGRAPVLNLAGHCDPPSGTCATLAADVASCQSAGVKVLLSVGGGALGYNLSSPSDAQDVATYLWDNFLGGTGTGAGAAPRPLGDAVLDGIDFDIEAPSKYYDDLARSLTSLYKGDTGGRKYTLTAAPQCPFPDASLAAALGTGLFDRVWVQFYNNPPCQFARGDAGALQSAWRQWTAALPSAAVYLGLPASPDAAGSGFVDADTLVSQVLPLVEGAPNYGGVMLWSRSYDKVSGFSVKLQSNLQNRNENTGNGASSSDYKRRIYTIVGVVGGIFLLLLLLTTCFICHKKYRGSSPPVEGSTTPPNKEPSEPKLGAHHPKRYTYSEVERMTKTFAHRLGQGSHGDVYRGNLRDARQITVKVLKNCKGGDKEFMKEVAGIGAISHANVAPLLGFCLQGPTRALINEYMPNGSLESYALSSDDSVEENYSLWLYWEKLFDIAIGVARGLDYLHGDDDGANGMHVGIKPRNILLDQELCPKISDVGVANLCEPSARGARERDGYDAPEVVSRRFGPVTGKSDVYSYGVMVLEMVRAKRHVKVGADTTGKYFAQWLYEHLDEFCDSVSDVNGGTRELVRKMIIVGLWCSQTAPASRPSMSGVVEMLEGSSADLELPRRIP; encoded by the exons ATGCCCGGCAAGCCGTGCGCTCTCACGATCTTGCTCTTAGCGGCGtccgccctcgccgccgccgcggcggcggcggcggagtcgGCCAACATCGCCGTCTACTGGGGTCAGAACGCCACCGAGGGCACGCTCAGGGACACATGCGGCACGGGACTCTACGCCTACGTCAACCTCGCGTTCCTCTCCATCTTCGGCGCCGGCCGTGCTCCGGTCCTCAACCTCGCCGGCCACTGCGATCCCCCGTCGGGGACTTGCGCGACCCTCGCCGCCGACGTCGCGTCCTGCCAATCCGCCGGCGTCAAGGTGCTGCTCAGCGTGGGCGGCGGCGCGCTCGGGTACAACCTCTCCTCGCCCTCCGACGCGCAGGACGTGGCCACCTACCTGTGGGACAACTTCCTCGGTGGCACCGGCACCGGCGCCGGTGCCGCGCCACGCCCGCTCGGCGACGCGGTGCTGGACGGCATCGACTTCGACATAGAGGCCCCGTCCAAGTACTACGACGACCTCGCCAGGAGCCTCACGTCGCTGTACAAGGGCGACACGGGCGGCAGGAAGTACACGCTCACCGCGGCGCCGCAGTGCCCGTTCCCCGACGCGTCCCTCGCGGCCGCGCTCGGCACGGGGCTGTTCGACCGCGTGTGGGTGCAGTTCTACAACAACCCGCCGTGCCAGTTCGCGCGCGGGGACGCGGGCGCGCTGCAGAGCGCGTGGCGGCAGTGGACGGCGGCTCTGCCGTCGGCGGCCGTGTACCTCGGCCTGCCGGCGTCGCCGGATGCTGCCGGCAGCGGGTTCGTCGACGCGGACACGCTCGTGTCGCAGGTGCTGCCGCTGGTGGAGGGCGCGCCCAATTACGGCGGGGTCATGCTGTGGAGCCGCTCCTACGACAAGGTCTCTGGCTTTAGCGTGAAGCTGCAGAGCAACTTGCAAAACCGGAACGAAAACACAG GGAACGGCGCATCGTCATCAGATTACAAAAGGAGAATCT ATACAATAGTAGGAGTCGTCGGTGGCATCTTCCTGCTGCTCCTTCTTCTTACCACTTGTTTCATCTGCCATAAGAAATACCGTGGCTCGTCGCCTCCAGTGGAGGGATCGACCACCCCTCCAAACAAAGAGCCATCTGAGCCAAAACTGGGAGCTCATCATCCAAAAAGATACACTTACTCTGAAGTGGAAAGGATGACAAAGACCTTTGCTCACAGGCTAGGCCAAGGCAGCCATGGCGATGTCTACAGAGGCAACCTCCGCGACGCGCGGCAGATCACGGTGAAGGTGCTCAAGAACTGCAAAGGCGGCGACAAGGAATTCATGAAAGAGGTCGCGGGCATCGGCGCAATATCTCACGCCAACGTCGCCCCTCTGCTAGGGTTTTGCTTGCAGGGGCCAACGAGGGCTCTGATAAACGAGTACATGCCCAATGGCTCCCTTGAGAGCTATGCTCTCAGCAGCGACGACTCCGTGGAGGAGAACTACTCGTTGTGGCTGTACTGGGAGAAGCTGTTCGACATCGCCATCGGCGTGGCGCGAGGCCTCGACTATCtccacggcgacgacgacggtgcTAACGGCATGCACGTCGGCATCAAACCCCGGAACATTCTGCTGGATCAGGAGCTATGCCCGAAGATATCCGATGTTGGTGTGGCAAACCTGTGCGAGCCGTCTGCCCGCGGTGCGAGGGAGAGGGACGGCTACGACGCGCCTGAGGTGGTGTCCAGGAGATTCGGGCCGGTCACTGGCAAGTCCGATGTGTACAGCTACGGCGTGATGGTGCTGGAGATGGTCAGGGCAAAGAGGCACGTCAAGGTTGGCGCTGACACCACCGGCAAGTATTTCGCCCAGTGGCTCTACGAGCATTTGGACGAGTTCTGTGACAGTGTTTCGGACGTCAATGGCGGCACCAGAGAGCTTGTGAGGAAGATGATCATAGTCGGGCTGTGGTGCTCGCAGACGGCGCCTGCGAGCCGGCCGTCGATGAGCGGCGTCGTCGAGATGCTGGAGGGTAGCAGCGCGGACCTGGAATTGCCGAGAAGAATCCCATGA